From one Mycobacterium colombiense CECT 3035 genomic stretch:
- a CDS encoding RNA polymerase-binding protein RbpA: MADRVLRGSRLGAVSYETDRNHDLAPRQLAKYRTENGEEFEVPFADDAEIPGTWLCRNGLEGTLIEGDLPEPKKVKPPRTHWDMLLERRSVEELEELLKERLEIIKTRRRG; encoded by the coding sequence ATGGCTGATCGCGTACTGAGAGGCAGTCGCCTCGGGGCCGTGAGCTACGAGACTGACCGCAACCACGACCTGGCGCCGCGTCAGCTCGCGAAGTACCGGACCGAGAACGGCGAGGAGTTCGAGGTTCCCTTCGCCGACGACGCCGAGATCCCCGGCACCTGGCTGTGCCGCAACGGCCTGGAAGGCACCCTGATCGAGGGCGACCTGCCCGAGCCGAAGAAGGTGAAGCCGCCGCGGACGCACTGGGACATGCTGCTGGAGCGTCGCTCGGTCGAGGAACTCGAAGAGCTGCTCAAAGAGCGCCTCGAGATCATCAAGACCCGCCGCCGGGGCTGA
- a CDS encoding amidohydrolase, protein MTLLVNGRVHSPAQPGATAMAVRDGVVAWLGGDEVGRRMFPDADVEDLLGGFVAPGFVDSHIHLTATGLTFSGLDLRPAASRAQCLRMVAEYAAAHPGRPVWGHGWDETSWPENAPPGIADLDAVLGDRPAYLARVDVHSALASTGLRRLVAGLPAAPGFSAEGPLVGDAHHLVRATARGLLTAEQLAEARAAALRAAAAAGIVAVHECAGPEIGGLDDWLQLRGLDHGVEVIGYWGEPVSSPAQARELMAATGAHGLAGDLFVDGALGSRTAWLHEPYADAPECTGTCYLDSGAVEAHLRACTQAEVTAGFHVIGDAAVATVVGAFERVVADLGPVAVARCGHRLEHVEMVSADQAAKLGQWGVIASVQPNFDALWGGADGMYARRLGAQRGSRLNPFALLASQGVPLALGSDAPVTGFDPWVSVRAAVNHRTPGSGVSARAAFAAATRGGWRAAGVRDGRTGTLVPGAPASYVVWDAGDLEVHAPRDTVQRWSTDPRSRVPALPRLGRDDALPRCRRTVHRGAVIHG, encoded by the coding sequence GTGACCCTGCTGGTCAACGGCCGGGTGCACAGCCCGGCCCAGCCCGGCGCGACCGCGATGGCCGTCCGCGACGGCGTGGTGGCATGGCTGGGCGGCGACGAGGTCGGCCGCCGCATGTTTCCCGACGCCGACGTCGAAGATCTCCTGGGCGGGTTCGTGGCGCCGGGGTTCGTGGACAGCCACATCCATCTCACCGCCACCGGCCTGACGTTCAGCGGGCTGGACCTGCGCCCGGCGGCCTCGCGCGCCCAGTGCCTGCGGATGGTCGCAGAGTACGCGGCCGCACACCCCGGCCGGCCGGTGTGGGGCCACGGCTGGGACGAGACCTCGTGGCCGGAGAACGCCCCGCCCGGCATCGCCGACCTGGACGCTGTCCTCGGCGACCGGCCGGCCTACCTGGCCCGCGTGGACGTGCACTCCGCGCTGGCGTCGACGGGCCTGCGCCGGCTGGTGGCTGGGCTCCCGGCGGCGCCGGGTTTCAGCGCTGAGGGGCCGCTGGTCGGCGACGCACACCATCTGGTGCGGGCCACCGCCCGCGGACTGCTGACGGCCGAACAGCTTGCCGAGGCCCGCGCCGCGGCGCTGCGGGCCGCCGCGGCGGCAGGCATCGTCGCGGTGCACGAATGCGCCGGGCCCGAGATCGGCGGCCTCGACGACTGGCTGCAACTGCGGGGCCTCGATCACGGCGTCGAGGTGATCGGCTATTGGGGTGAGCCGGTGAGCAGCCCCGCGCAGGCGCGCGAGCTGATGGCGGCGACCGGAGCCCACGGGCTGGCCGGCGACCTGTTCGTCGACGGGGCCCTGGGGTCGCGCACCGCGTGGCTGCACGAGCCGTACGCGGACGCCCCGGAGTGCACCGGAACCTGCTACCTGGATTCCGGGGCCGTCGAGGCGCACCTGCGGGCGTGCACCCAGGCCGAGGTCACCGCCGGTTTCCACGTCATCGGGGACGCCGCGGTCGCCACGGTGGTGGGTGCTTTCGAGCGCGTCGTCGCCGACCTCGGGCCCGTCGCGGTCGCCCGCTGCGGGCACCGGCTCGAGCACGTCGAGATGGTCAGCGCCGATCAGGCCGCCAAGCTGGGCCAGTGGGGCGTCATCGCGAGCGTGCAGCCCAATTTCGATGCGCTCTGGGGCGGGGCCGACGGCATGTACGCGCGGCGGCTCGGTGCCCAGCGAGGCAGTCGGCTCAACCCCTTTGCGCTGTTAGCATCCCAAGGCGTGCCCCTCGCGCTCGGTTCCGACGCTCCGGTCACGGGCTTCGACCCGTGGGTGAGTGTGCGCGCGGCGGTCAACCACCGCACCCCCGGCAGCGGGGTTTCGGCCCGGGCCGCGTTTGCCGCCGCCACCCGCGGCGGCTGGCGGGCCGCCGGTGTCCGCGACGGCAGGACGGGCACGCTGGTGCCGGGAGCGCCGGCCTCTTACGTCGTCTGGGACGCCGGGGACCTCGAGGTGCACGCCCCGCGCGATACCGTCCAGCGCTGGTCGACCGACCCGCGGTCGCGCGTGCCGGCGCTGCCGCGATTGGGGCGCGACGACGCCCTACCGCGGTGCCGGCGAACGGTGCATCGGGGCGCTGTAATCCATGGCTAG
- a CDS encoding FxsA family protein, which translates to MVSRLLLIYAVVELAVIFALVSTIGWGWTLLALVGTFLLGWGIVAPMAGSHLIRRIGQLRSGVTDQRAASDGALVSLVALLVLVPGLVSTALGLALLIPPVRSLAGPGLTALAVRKLQRQMPGLSYASAFRATPHPASYPGGFYSDAGSDAGYGRGDYIDGEVIDVHDVEAPPRPPRFDGR; encoded by the coding sequence ATGGTCTCGCGGTTGTTGCTGATCTACGCCGTCGTCGAACTCGCGGTGATCTTCGCGCTGGTGTCGACGATCGGCTGGGGCTGGACCCTGCTGGCGCTGGTGGGGACCTTCCTGCTCGGCTGGGGCATCGTGGCCCCGATGGCCGGGTCGCACCTCATCCGGCGGATCGGGCAGCTGCGCTCGGGAGTGACCGACCAACGCGCCGCGAGCGACGGCGCCCTCGTCAGCCTGGTCGCGCTCCTCGTCCTCGTCCCCGGCCTGGTCAGCACGGCGCTCGGGTTGGCGCTGCTGATCCCGCCGGTGCGGTCGCTCGCCGGCCCCGGGTTGACGGCCTTGGCGGTGCGCAAGCTGCAGCGCCAGATGCCGGGACTCAGTTACGCCAGCGCCTTTCGCGCGACGCCGCACCCGGCGTCGTACCCCGGCGGCTTCTATTCGGATGCCGGTTCGGATGCCGGCTATGGGCGCGGCGACTACATCGACGGCGAGGTCATCGACGTCCACGACGTCGAGGCGCCGCCGCGGCCGCCGCGATTCGACGGACGCTGA
- a CDS encoding dienelactone hydrolase family protein, with protein sequence MTTIQIDTPDGPIDALLSTPSGQGPWPGVVVIHDAIGYGRDKQSINDRIAAAGYLALTPNLYSRGGRIRCISRVMKELQTQRGRALDDILAARDHLTAMPQCSGQVGIAGFCMGGQFALVMSPKGFGASAPFYGTPLPRNLDKTLDGACPVVASFGGRDPLGRGAPEKLSKTIAAKNITADVKTYPGVGHSFANDLPGQPLLRIAGFGYDHEATEDAWRRVFAFFGEHLRAGAAT encoded by the coding sequence ATGACGACGATTCAGATCGATACCCCGGACGGACCGATCGATGCGTTACTGAGCACGCCCTCGGGGCAGGGCCCGTGGCCGGGGGTGGTGGTGATCCACGACGCGATCGGCTACGGCCGGGACAAGCAGTCGATCAACGACCGCATCGCCGCGGCGGGTTACCTGGCGCTCACCCCGAACCTGTACTCGCGCGGGGGACGCATCCGCTGCATCTCGCGCGTCATGAAGGAGCTGCAGACGCAGCGCGGCCGCGCGCTCGACGACATCCTGGCCGCACGTGATCACCTCACGGCCATGCCGCAATGTTCCGGCCAGGTCGGCATCGCGGGATTCTGCATGGGCGGTCAGTTCGCTCTTGTCATGTCGCCCAAGGGTTTCGGCGCCTCCGCCCCGTTCTATGGCACTCCCCTGCCGCGCAACCTGGACAAGACGCTGGACGGCGCGTGCCCGGTCGTGGCCAGCTTCGGCGGCCGTGACCCGCTGGGCCGGGGCGCGCCCGAGAAGCTGAGCAAGACCATCGCCGCCAAGAACATCACCGCCGATGTGAAGACGTATCCGGGCGTCGGGCACAGCTTCGCCAACGATCTGCCCGGCCAACCGTTGCTTCGCATCGCGGGTTTCGGCTACGACCACGAGGCCACCGAGGACGCGTGGCGGCGGGTGTTCGCGTTCTTCGGCGAGCATCTGCGAGCGGGCGCCGCGACGTAA
- a CDS encoding type 1 glutamine amidotransferase domain-containing protein, whose translation MATVLIPVPDRDFDPTEVAVSWKVLTRSGHRVIFATESGTPGVADDIMVTGRGLDLWSALPLLGAIPLIGLLLRANSDGRNSYRDMVQSNEFRHPLTWAAASLDGVDALLLPGGHRARGMRSYIDSDVLHRLVVAAFARGLVVAAICHGVLLAARSIDPGTGRSVLYGRKTTALTWAMERSAWRLTRFTRLWDRDYYRTYTEEPGQPAGYMSVQSEVTRALEDPSDFRDVTRGSPHWRRKTSGMARDTATDSRPAFVVDDGGYVSARWPGDTHTFATVLARKLNAPR comes from the coding sequence GTGGCCACCGTCCTGATCCCGGTCCCGGACCGCGACTTCGACCCGACCGAGGTCGCGGTCAGCTGGAAGGTGTTGACGCGAAGCGGCCACCGGGTGATCTTCGCGACCGAAAGCGGCACGCCCGGCGTCGCCGACGACATCATGGTGACGGGCCGCGGACTGGACCTCTGGTCCGCGCTGCCACTGCTGGGCGCCATTCCGCTGATCGGGCTGCTGCTGCGCGCCAACAGCGACGGCCGCAACTCCTACCGGGACATGGTGCAGTCCAATGAGTTTCGGCATCCGCTCACCTGGGCGGCGGCCAGCCTCGACGGCGTCGATGCGCTGCTGTTGCCGGGTGGGCACCGCGCCCGCGGGATGCGCAGCTACATCGACAGCGACGTCCTGCACCGGCTGGTCGTGGCGGCCTTCGCCCGCGGGCTGGTGGTGGCGGCCATCTGTCACGGGGTGCTGCTCGCGGCGCGCAGCATCGATCCGGGGACCGGCCGTTCGGTCCTGTACGGACGCAAGACCACGGCGTTGACGTGGGCGATGGAGAGGTCGGCCTGGCGCCTCACCCGATTCACCCGGCTTTGGGACCGCGACTACTACCGGACCTATACCGAGGAGCCGGGCCAACCCGCCGGGTACATGTCGGTGCAGTCGGAAGTCACACGCGCGCTTGAAGATCCGAGCGACTTCCGCGACGTCACCCGCGGGTCACCACACTGGCGGCGGAAAACCTCGGGCATGGCGCGCGATACCGCGACCGACTCGCGGCCCGCATTCGTCGTCGATGACGGCGGCTACGTGTCGGCGCGCTGGCCCGGCGACACCCACACCTTCGCAACGGTGCTGGCGCGGAAGCTGAACGCGCCGCGCTGA
- a CDS encoding PPOX class F420-dependent oxidoreductase, with translation MTPTFADLAKTQYILLTTFTKDGKPKPTPIWAALDKQAGDRLLVITGENSWKVKRIRNTPRVTLATCTMNGRPTSEAVEGTAAILDKSETAAVYDAIGKRYGVVGKVFNFFSKLRGGMDNNVGLELKVA, from the coding sequence GTGACGCCGACCTTCGCCGACCTTGCCAAGACGCAGTACATCCTGCTGACCACGTTCACCAAGGACGGCAAGCCCAAGCCGACGCCGATCTGGGCCGCCCTGGACAAGCAGGCCGGGGATCGACTCCTGGTCATCACCGGAGAGAACTCCTGGAAGGTCAAGCGAATCCGCAACACCCCGCGGGTCACGCTGGCCACCTGCACCATGAACGGCCGCCCCACCAGCGAGGCGGTCGAGGGGACCGCGGCCATCCTGGACAAGTCGGAAACGGCCGCGGTCTACGACGCGATCGGCAAGCGCTACGGCGTCGTGGGCAAGGTGTTCAACTTCTTCAGCAAGCTGCGCGGCGGCATGGACAACAACGTCGGCCTCGAGCTGAAAGTGGCCTGA
- a CDS encoding DUF1214 domain-containing protein yields MGDPNKPLAWLPFTIAEAALESPAGTSDPDLFAAWSQLLSRLNDAAQTVESEPASRNRIDAAAGIRHLLVLLAAGVDEALRFDPNPALRVQRTSTDDIVTWGMECPDCLYTRAALRGGESYRLYGNRGTARYVGLQTMNGITATANELVDELETDPDGNFEVVLSASKQPGRAGNWMRIDGEHPTLTVRHFFYDWDTEVASSLRIERLGDPVRATPRPVDPYSAVTRQLTALGDFVADNLAFFLQFGAAAPPNGFLPAIDRTDMGAAAENRPVIGRWELQPGQALVVEVEPPRGVYWSFSIGNPWWETIHYGRHQSSLNAHQAAVDSDGLVRVVLCDRDPGIANWLDTAGHSNGPIILRCVRTETAPTPRTRVVPFDAIRTELPSDTRQVNPEERAAILAARRRAVHERFGR; encoded by the coding sequence ATGGGCGATCCGAACAAGCCGCTGGCGTGGTTGCCGTTCACGATCGCCGAGGCGGCCTTGGAATCGCCGGCCGGGACGAGCGATCCCGATCTGTTTGCGGCATGGTCACAGCTCTTGAGCCGGCTCAACGACGCCGCGCAGACCGTCGAATCCGAGCCGGCAAGCCGCAATCGGATCGACGCCGCCGCCGGGATCCGGCACCTGCTGGTGCTGCTGGCCGCGGGTGTCGACGAAGCGCTGCGGTTCGATCCGAATCCCGCGCTGCGCGTCCAGCGCACCAGCACCGACGACATCGTGACCTGGGGAATGGAGTGCCCGGACTGCCTCTACACCCGCGCCGCATTGCGGGGAGGCGAGAGCTATCGGCTGTACGGCAACCGCGGCACCGCCCGCTACGTCGGGCTGCAGACGATGAACGGCATCACCGCAACCGCCAACGAGTTGGTCGACGAGCTCGAAACGGATCCCGACGGGAATTTCGAGGTGGTGCTGTCGGCCTCGAAACAGCCGGGGCGAGCGGGCAATTGGATGCGCATCGACGGTGAGCATCCCACGCTGACGGTGCGGCACTTCTTCTACGACTGGGATACCGAGGTGGCATCGTCGCTGCGCATCGAGCGACTCGGTGACCCGGTCCGCGCGACACCCCGCCCGGTCGATCCCTACTCGGCGGTCACACGGCAACTGACCGCGCTCGGCGACTTCGTCGCGGACAACCTGGCGTTCTTTTTGCAGTTCGGGGCCGCCGCACCGCCCAACGGCTTCCTGCCCGCGATCGATCGCACCGACATGGGGGCCGCGGCGGAGAACCGGCCGGTGATCGGCCGGTGGGAGCTGCAGCCGGGCCAGGCCTTGGTGGTCGAGGTGGAACCACCGCGCGGCGTCTACTGGAGCTTCTCGATCGGCAACCCGTGGTGGGAGACGATCCATTACGGGCGCCACCAGTCCAGCCTGAATGCCCACCAGGCCGCCGTGGATTCCGATGGATTGGTCCGCGTGGTGCTGTGCGACCGTGACCCCGGGATCGCCAACTGGCTGGACACCGCCGGCCACAGCAACGGCCCGATCATCCTGCGCTGCGTGCGGACCGAAACGGCGCCCACCCCGAGGACACGGGTGGTGCCGTTCGACGCCATCCGCACCGAATTGCCCTCGGACACCAGACAAGTCAACCCCGAAGAGCGCGCGGCCATCCTCGCGGCACGGCGGCGCGCGGTGCACGAAAGGTTCGGACGGTGA
- a CDS encoding sulfotransferase family protein, translated as MTFDADELEDGARSATGLDDFGSSYYREGLERIVDALNSEADLNDIGRVIQHATVSNALIQRLKVEDVYRQHPEIDDQTVGGPVFVIGLPRTGTTALSQLVAADPQFRSLRMWESQAPTPPPESATEHSDPRIAQAEAGLKMLDDMFPLMKTLYNSEATAPTECQDLMGMSFRTFHFDGAVRAPGYLAWLMGCDMRETYIFHRRVLQLLQWHCPPVLWHLKTPVHMFALDALVEAYPDAKFLWSHRDPAKVMGSVCSLIRYVRSWSSDRDDATELGAEQVDSWVEGVRRAMDFRSRMGDDRFADVSFADLQTDPVGTLQTSYATLGLTFTDDTLGAVTRWATEHRPGSRGTHDYDLADYGLTPQGVRERFADYLAAYDATA; from the coding sequence GTGACCTTCGATGCTGACGAGCTGGAGGACGGCGCTCGAAGCGCAACCGGCCTCGACGATTTCGGGTCGTCCTACTACCGCGAGGGACTCGAACGCATCGTCGACGCGCTGAACAGCGAGGCGGACCTCAACGACATCGGGCGGGTCATCCAGCACGCCACCGTCAGCAACGCGCTGATCCAACGGCTCAAGGTCGAGGATGTCTACCGGCAGCACCCCGAGATCGACGACCAGACGGTCGGTGGCCCCGTCTTCGTGATCGGCCTGCCCCGCACCGGAACCACCGCGCTGAGCCAGCTGGTGGCCGCCGATCCGCAGTTCCGATCGCTGCGGATGTGGGAGTCGCAGGCGCCCACCCCGCCGCCGGAATCCGCCACCGAACACAGCGACCCGCGGATCGCGCAGGCCGAGGCCGGCCTGAAGATGCTCGACGACATGTTTCCGTTGATGAAGACGCTGTACAACTCCGAGGCCACAGCGCCGACCGAATGCCAGGACCTGATGGGAATGAGCTTCCGCACCTTCCACTTTGACGGCGCCGTGCGCGCACCCGGGTATCTCGCGTGGTTGATGGGCTGCGACATGCGCGAGACCTACATCTTTCACCGGCGGGTGCTCCAGCTGCTGCAGTGGCACTGCCCGCCGGTGCTGTGGCATCTCAAGACACCTGTGCACATGTTCGCCCTCGACGCGCTCGTCGAGGCATATCCCGACGCCAAATTCCTTTGGAGTCATCGCGATCCGGCCAAAGTGATGGGGTCGGTCTGCAGTCTGATCCGGTACGTGCGTAGCTGGAGCAGCGACCGCGACGACGCGACCGAACTCGGCGCCGAGCAAGTCGACAGCTGGGTCGAAGGTGTCCGCCGGGCGATGGATTTCCGCAGCCGGATGGGCGATGACCGGTTCGCCGACGTCTCGTTCGCGGACCTTCAGACGGATCCGGTCGGCACGCTGCAAACCAGTTACGCCACCCTCGGCTTGACCTTCACCGACGACACCCTCGGGGCCGTCACGCGCTGGGCCACGGAGCACCGGCCCGGCTCACGCGGCACGCATGACTATGACCTGGCCGACTACGGCCTGACACCCCAAGGCGTTCGCGAGCGGTTCGCGGACTATCTCGCCGCCTACGACGCGACCGCCTGA
- a CDS encoding TetR/AcrR family transcriptional regulator → MSSPRTRRREKLGPDATVRRDILAAASTILREQGIGKLSIGAVLEEAALGTRAFYRHFDSKDDLLTALFLDMARAEERRLRRRMASAATEVDAVAAWIDGRLDLAFDHAIKSDLRRVSIQAQSQSSALIQPAYAEMLKPLGEALQRGLRSGVFHGVDPVTDAQFIHGVVWAGINRHWATGDCDRNVLRERMLQFCLRGLGVRA, encoded by the coding sequence GTGAGCTCCCCCCGCACGCGGCGACGCGAAAAACTCGGCCCGGACGCCACGGTGCGCCGCGATATCCTGGCCGCCGCCTCAACCATCCTGCGGGAGCAGGGAATTGGAAAACTCAGCATCGGCGCGGTGCTGGAGGAGGCCGCCCTGGGCACCCGGGCGTTCTATCGGCACTTCGATTCGAAGGACGATCTGCTGACCGCGTTGTTTCTCGACATGGCGCGCGCGGAGGAACGGCGGCTGCGACGCCGGATGGCGTCTGCGGCCACGGAGGTCGACGCGGTCGCGGCGTGGATCGACGGACGACTCGACCTGGCGTTCGATCACGCCATCAAATCCGACTTGCGTCGTGTGTCGATCCAGGCCCAGTCGCAGTCCTCCGCGCTGATACAACCCGCGTACGCGGAGATGCTCAAGCCGCTCGGCGAGGCGCTGCAGCGCGGCCTGCGCAGCGGGGTGTTCCACGGCGTCGACCCGGTGACGGACGCCCAGTTCATCCACGGGGTGGTCTGGGCGGGCATCAACCGGCACTGGGCGACCGGCGATTGCGACCGCAACGTTCTCCGCGAACGCATGCTGCAGTTCTGCCTGCGTGGGCTGGGCGTGCGGGCCTGA
- a CDS encoding SDR family NAD(P)-dependent oxidoreductase has product MDLGFAGSTAVVTGGSKGMGLAIAETLAAEGASVAVMARGHRALEAAVSSLRRAGAPDAVGVSVDMTDAASISAGFAAVAQRWGQLNTLVHTIGPGDGYFEQMDDAQWDEAFTLGTMSGVRSIRAALPLLRSADWARIVTLSAHSIQRQNPRIVAYTAAKSALASVTKNLSKSLAKDGILVNCVCPGTIVTASFTEALRDILAADGLDATDPVDVMTWIDDNFHQPCDLGRAGLPEEVASLTAYLASRRNGYVTGATVNVDGGSDFI; this is encoded by the coding sequence ATGGACCTGGGCTTTGCCGGATCGACGGCCGTGGTCACCGGCGGCAGCAAGGGCATGGGACTGGCCATCGCAGAAACCCTTGCGGCCGAAGGGGCCAGCGTGGCGGTGATGGCCAGAGGCCACCGCGCGCTCGAGGCCGCCGTCTCGTCGCTGCGCCGGGCCGGCGCTCCGGATGCCGTGGGCGTCAGCGTGGATATGACCGACGCCGCGTCCATCAGCGCCGGCTTCGCGGCCGTCGCACAGCGTTGGGGACAACTCAACACCCTCGTCCACACGATCGGACCGGGCGACGGCTATTTCGAGCAGATGGACGACGCACAATGGGACGAGGCGTTCACCCTCGGCACGATGTCGGGCGTCCGATCGATTCGCGCCGCCCTGCCGCTGCTGCGCTCCGCGGACTGGGCCCGCATCGTGACGCTGTCCGCGCATTCGATTCAGCGCCAAAACCCGCGGATCGTCGCCTACACGGCGGCGAAATCGGCGTTGGCCAGCGTCACCAAGAATCTATCGAAAAGCCTTGCCAAGGACGGCATTCTGGTCAACTGCGTGTGCCCGGGCACCATCGTCACCGCAAGCTTCACCGAAGCGCTCAGGGACATCCTCGCGGCCGACGGCCTGGACGCCACCGATCCGGTCGACGTCATGACCTGGATCGACGACAACTTTCACCAGCCCTGTGACCTCGGCCGCGCCGGGCTGCCCGAAGAGGTCGCCTCCCTGACCGCCTACCTGGCGTCGCGGCGCAACGGCTATGTCACCGGCGCGACGGTCAACGTGGACGGCGGGTCGGACTTCATCTAG